The following coding sequences lie in one Notolabrus celidotus isolate fNotCel1 chromosome 20, fNotCel1.pri, whole genome shotgun sequence genomic window:
- the nup85 gene encoding nuclear pore complex protein Nup85 isoform X2 — MRCCLKKQNIPEASDGKHLGFAWGPGDILAYETLYTSSGVTGSGSSFIHEVRKDEDIYSPILRKLFNESHHIFVGLQTIKKDLPSKNKKPQFVSISKNYRSVIRACMEELQQAAVSTKVADVATQYGNQVSILLAIELIWNLCEVLFIDAAPAGSLLLHLLDWVRLHKADVDEKAREVLQSESPAEHGDYWNVVLSYVLQGRLEEARQMLAKRATLQPAARNMFKLMDNLLSRMPFYNPGGTQTLTEFDVKWRHWHEEVDRCLQDNSFASNPNLELICKILAGDEDTLLEHKGLLSTWYHFLVTRLLFCHPTVKPIELHFYAQSCMTMFLDQSVPEPLDSILLAAFEFDIHQVIKDCSIALNNWWFVAHLTDLLDHCKLLQSHNLHFGSNLREFLLLEYASGLFTHHSLWQLAVDYFDHCPEFGRVYLELQIERVPLDTERKALKVLRICEQRQMSEQVRSICKIMAMRALRNNRLGSALSWSIRAKDAAFATLISERFLQDYCAKGTFSDLDLIDNLGPAMLLSDRLTFLGKYREFHKLYGEKSFGEAAKLLLSLMTAKIAPRSFWMTLLTDALPLLEQKEVIFSAEQTYELMFCLEELTSSLSTTAGGTDRPTQDEDIEVTKVELLRLALARNLAMAIVKEGTVEA; from the exons ATGCGCTGCTGTCTtaaaaaacag AACATCCCTGAAGCCAGTGATGGAAAGCACTTGGGATTTGCATGGGGCCCTGGTGATATCCTTGCCTATGAGACCCTTTACACTTCATCAG GAGTTACAGGATCAGGCAGCTCCTTCATCCACGAGGTCAGGAAAGACGAGGACATTTATTCCCCCATTCTACGCAAGCTCTTCAACGAGTCACATCACATCTTTGTTGGTCTGCAGACAATTAAAAAGGACCTCCCAAGCAAGAACAAAAAACCCCA ATTTGTCAGCATCAGTAAAAACTATAGATCTGTGATACGGGCCTGTATGGAGGAGCTCCAGCAAGCTGCAG TTTCAACTAAAGTTGCAGATGTGGCGACACAATATGGAAACCAG GTGTCCATTCTGTTGGCAATTGAGCTGATCTGGAATCTGTGTGAAGTGCTGTTCATTGATGCTGCTCCAG CGGGGTCCCTGCTGCTCCACCTCCTGGACTGGGTGAGGTTACACAAGGCTGACGTGGATGAGAAAGCCAGAGAAGTGCTGCAGAGCGAGAGCCCTGCTGAGCACGGTGACTACTGGAATGTG GTGCTCAGTTACGTGCTGCAGGGCAGGTTGGAGGAGGCCAGGCAGATGCTGGCGAAGCGGGCCACTCTACAGCCTGCTGCCAGGAACATGTTCAAGCTGATGGACAATTTACTCAGCAGGATGCCTTTCTACAAT CCCGGTGGAACCCAGACGCTCACAGAGTTTGATGTGAAGTGGAGACACTGGCATGAGGAGGTGGACCGCTGCCTGCAGGATAACTCGTTTGCCAGCAACCCAAACTTGGAGCTCATCTGTAAG ATCCTCGCGGGGGATGAAGACACTCTGCTGGAGCACAAAGGACTCCTGAGCACCTGGTACCACTTCCTGGTCACCAGGCTGCTCTTCTGCCACCCTACAGTCAAACCCATTGAGTTACACTTTTATGCACAG TCTTGCATGACCATGTTTCTGGACCAGAGTGTCCCAGAGCCCTTGGACAGCATCTTACTGGCTGCTTTTGAGTTTGACATCCATCAGGTCATCAAGGACTGCAG CATTGCTCTAAACAACTGGTGGTTTGTGGCCCATTTGACAGATCTGTTGGATCATTGCAAACTCCTCCAGTCTCATAATCTACA tTTTGGCTCAAACCTGAGAGAGTTTCTCCTCTTAGAATATGCTTCTGGTCTCTTCACTCATCACAG tctGTGGCAGCTGGCTGTGGACTACTTCGACCACTGCCCAGAGTTCGGCCGCGTCTATCTGGAGCTGCAGATCGAGCGCGTCCCTTTAGACACAGAGCGCAAAGCCCTGAAGGTGCTCAGGATCTGTGAGCAGAGGCAGATGTCAGAACAAG TACGGAGTATCTGTAAGATCATGGCTATGCGCGCTCTGAGGAACAACAGACTGGGCTCGGCTCTCTCTTGGAGCATCAGGGCCAAAGATGCTGCTTTTGCTACCCTCATTTCAGAGAG gttcTTACAGGATTACTGTGCCAAAGGGACCTTCTCAGACCTGGATCTGATAGACAACTTGGGGCCGGCAATGCTGCTCAGCGACAGGCTTACATTCCTAG GGAAGTACCGCGAGTTTCACAAGCTGTACGGAGAGAAGAGCTTCGGTGAGGCTGCCaagctgctcctctctctcatgACGGCAAAGATCGCCCCCCGAAGCTTCTGGATGACTCTGCTGACCGACGCCCTGCCTCTGCTGGAGCAGAAGGAG GTGATCTTCTCGGCAGAACAAACCTACGAGCTGATGTTTTGTTTAGAGGAGCTCACCTCCTCTCTGAGCACCACAGCTGGGGGCACAGACAGACCCACGCAG GATGAAGACATAGAGGTGACAAAAGTGGAGCTCCTGAGACTCGCTCTGGCCAGGAACCTTGCGATGGCTATCGTCAAAGAGGGAACCGTGGAAGCATGA
- the nup85 gene encoding nuclear pore complex protein Nup85 isoform X1: MEGVDVEPAVTNIPEASDGKHLGFAWGPGDILAYETLYTSSGVTGSGSSFIHEVRKDEDIYSPILRKLFNESHHIFVGLQTIKKDLPSKNKKPQFVSISKNYRSVIRACMEELQQAAVSTKVADVATQYGNQVSILLAIELIWNLCEVLFIDAAPAGSLLLHLLDWVRLHKADVDEKAREVLQSESPAEHGDYWNVVLSYVLQGRLEEARQMLAKRATLQPAARNMFKLMDNLLSRMPFYNPGGTQTLTEFDVKWRHWHEEVDRCLQDNSFASNPNLELICKILAGDEDTLLEHKGLLSTWYHFLVTRLLFCHPTVKPIELHFYAQSCMTMFLDQSVPEPLDSILLAAFEFDIHQVIKDCSIALNNWWFVAHLTDLLDHCKLLQSHNLHFGSNLREFLLLEYASGLFTHHSLWQLAVDYFDHCPEFGRVYLELQIERVPLDTERKALKVLRICEQRQMSEQVRSICKIMAMRALRNNRLGSALSWSIRAKDAAFATLISERFLQDYCAKGTFSDLDLIDNLGPAMLLSDRLTFLGKYREFHKLYGEKSFGEAAKLLLSLMTAKIAPRSFWMTLLTDALPLLEQKEVIFSAEQTYELMFCLEELTSSLSTTAGGTDRPTQDEDIEVTKVELLRLALARNLAMAIVKEGTVEA; the protein is encoded by the exons ATGGAGGGGGTTGACGTTGAGCCGGCAGTCACT AACATCCCTGAAGCCAGTGATGGAAAGCACTTGGGATTTGCATGGGGCCCTGGTGATATCCTTGCCTATGAGACCCTTTACACTTCATCAG GAGTTACAGGATCAGGCAGCTCCTTCATCCACGAGGTCAGGAAAGACGAGGACATTTATTCCCCCATTCTACGCAAGCTCTTCAACGAGTCACATCACATCTTTGTTGGTCTGCAGACAATTAAAAAGGACCTCCCAAGCAAGAACAAAAAACCCCA ATTTGTCAGCATCAGTAAAAACTATAGATCTGTGATACGGGCCTGTATGGAGGAGCTCCAGCAAGCTGCAG TTTCAACTAAAGTTGCAGATGTGGCGACACAATATGGAAACCAG GTGTCCATTCTGTTGGCAATTGAGCTGATCTGGAATCTGTGTGAAGTGCTGTTCATTGATGCTGCTCCAG CGGGGTCCCTGCTGCTCCACCTCCTGGACTGGGTGAGGTTACACAAGGCTGACGTGGATGAGAAAGCCAGAGAAGTGCTGCAGAGCGAGAGCCCTGCTGAGCACGGTGACTACTGGAATGTG GTGCTCAGTTACGTGCTGCAGGGCAGGTTGGAGGAGGCCAGGCAGATGCTGGCGAAGCGGGCCACTCTACAGCCTGCTGCCAGGAACATGTTCAAGCTGATGGACAATTTACTCAGCAGGATGCCTTTCTACAAT CCCGGTGGAACCCAGACGCTCACAGAGTTTGATGTGAAGTGGAGACACTGGCATGAGGAGGTGGACCGCTGCCTGCAGGATAACTCGTTTGCCAGCAACCCAAACTTGGAGCTCATCTGTAAG ATCCTCGCGGGGGATGAAGACACTCTGCTGGAGCACAAAGGACTCCTGAGCACCTGGTACCACTTCCTGGTCACCAGGCTGCTCTTCTGCCACCCTACAGTCAAACCCATTGAGTTACACTTTTATGCACAG TCTTGCATGACCATGTTTCTGGACCAGAGTGTCCCAGAGCCCTTGGACAGCATCTTACTGGCTGCTTTTGAGTTTGACATCCATCAGGTCATCAAGGACTGCAG CATTGCTCTAAACAACTGGTGGTTTGTGGCCCATTTGACAGATCTGTTGGATCATTGCAAACTCCTCCAGTCTCATAATCTACA tTTTGGCTCAAACCTGAGAGAGTTTCTCCTCTTAGAATATGCTTCTGGTCTCTTCACTCATCACAG tctGTGGCAGCTGGCTGTGGACTACTTCGACCACTGCCCAGAGTTCGGCCGCGTCTATCTGGAGCTGCAGATCGAGCGCGTCCCTTTAGACACAGAGCGCAAAGCCCTGAAGGTGCTCAGGATCTGTGAGCAGAGGCAGATGTCAGAACAAG TACGGAGTATCTGTAAGATCATGGCTATGCGCGCTCTGAGGAACAACAGACTGGGCTCGGCTCTCTCTTGGAGCATCAGGGCCAAAGATGCTGCTTTTGCTACCCTCATTTCAGAGAG gttcTTACAGGATTACTGTGCCAAAGGGACCTTCTCAGACCTGGATCTGATAGACAACTTGGGGCCGGCAATGCTGCTCAGCGACAGGCTTACATTCCTAG GGAAGTACCGCGAGTTTCACAAGCTGTACGGAGAGAAGAGCTTCGGTGAGGCTGCCaagctgctcctctctctcatgACGGCAAAGATCGCCCCCCGAAGCTTCTGGATGACTCTGCTGACCGACGCCCTGCCTCTGCTGGAGCAGAAGGAG GTGATCTTCTCGGCAGAACAAACCTACGAGCTGATGTTTTGTTTAGAGGAGCTCACCTCCTCTCTGAGCACCACAGCTGGGGGCACAGACAGACCCACGCAG GATGAAGACATAGAGGTGACAAAAGTGGAGCTCCTGAGACTCGCTCTGGCCAGGAACCTTGCGATGGCTATCGTCAAAGAGGGAACCGTGGAAGCATGA
- the gga3b gene encoding LOW QUALITY PROTEIN: ADP-ribosylation factor-binding protein GGA3 (The sequence of the model RefSeq protein was modified relative to this genomic sequence to represent the inferred CDS: inserted 1 base in 1 codon), with product MTSRDVLCAMAYQEGESLESWLNKATHPTNRQEDWEYIIGFCDQINKELEGPQIAVTLLVHKIHSPQEWEALQALTVLEACMKNCGRRFHNEVGKYRFLNELIKVVSPKYMGETAPEKVKLKIVEMLYSWTVAFPNEVKISEAYQTLRREGLVTTDPEIPLDRTLVPSPPTRPKHPVFDNEDMGKLLAELLRSKNPEDLQEANRLIKNMVKEDEARVHKVTKRMNTLEEVTINVKLLTEMLTHYNKDSSTDSDKEIIKELYERCDKLRRSAFKMATESEDNDTSLGDILQASDDLSRVINSYKKIVEGLPINGDSEEPPSSAGQSENVDTTDTLIDLAGLDTPSPPSLLPLPATXNSIPTDLTASSIPVLPPPPKHLLGSGGSQSSSPSHPPLDKASTSLSLLDDELLSLGLNDPPTSTSRQSKPTLSELSNQWTSMQAPASSVDIFGSVPCSGPAVPLAEPTAATNSLQNLQDLAMMGFPEHKSQMMGRGSSFGSPAAVPPLIPAHGSPSSSSLFHGVMPGSPALSYTKAQSLSSAPGSPLFRSLSPCHPPLQGSPARAADISLSNVHVPLEAIRPSKVLPVTAYDKNGVRMLLNFASDCPPGRPDILVMVVSMLNTAPQPVHSVVLQAAVPKSMKVKLQPPSGTDLAAFNPIIPPASITQIMLLANPTKERVRLRYKLAFTLGDRLCNEVGEVDQFPPQEIWGHL from the exons ATGACATCACGCGATGTTTTATGTGCTATGGCGTACCAGGAAGGGGAGTCGCTTGAATCTTGGCTCA ACAAAGCCACCCACCCTACAAACAGACAGGAGGACTGGGAGTACATCATAGGCTTCTGTGATCAGATCAACAAGGAACTCGAAGG TCCTCAGATAGCTGTAACACTGCTCGTCCACAAAATCCACTCTCCACAAGAATGGGAAGCTCTTCAGGCTCTGACG GTATTGGAGGCGTGCATGAAGAACTGCGGGAGAAGGTTTCATAATGAAGTCGGAAAGTACCGATTTTTAAATGAGCTGATTAAAGTCGTGTCTCCAAAG TACATGGGTGAAACTGCTCCTGAGAAGGTGAAGTTGAAGATTGTGGAGATGCTGTACAGCTGGACGGTGGCTTTTCCAAATGAAGTAAAGATCAGTGAAGCCTACCAGACTCTGAGGAGAGAGG GCCTCGTAACAACTGACCCGGAGATACCTCTGGACAGGACGCTGGTTCCCTCTCCACCAACTCGACCAAAACATCCTGTGTTTGACAATGAAGACATGGGCAAG CTTCTTGCTGAGCTTCTGCGAAGTAAAAACCCAGAGGACCTCCAGGAGGCCAACAGGCTCATCAAAAACATGGTGAAAGAG GATGAGGCTCGAGTGCACAAAGTCACGAAGCGGATGAACACTCTGGAGGAGGTGACCATAAACGTCAAGCTGCTGACGGAGATGCTGACGCACTACAATAAAGACAGCTCCACAGACTCTGACAAGGAGATCATTAAG GAGCTGTACGAGCGCTGTGACAAGCTGAGACGTTCCGCTTTCAAAATGGCCACCGAGTCAGAGGACAACGACACCAGTTTAG GTGACATCCTGCAGGCCAGTGATGACCTCTCTCGGGTCATCAACTCCTACAAGAAGATAGTGGAGGGGCTGCCCATTAATGGTGACAGTGAAGAGCCTCCTTCTTCAGCTGGTCAAAGTGAAAATG TAGACACTACAGATACGCTGATCGACCTCGCTGGCCTGGACACCCCGAGTCCCCCCAGCCTGTTGCCCCTCCCTGCTA CTAACTCCATCCCCACCGATCTCACAGCCTCTTCCATACCTGtgctgcctcctcctcccaAACACCTGCTCGGCTCTGGTGGTAGTCAGAGCAGCAGCCCGAGTCATCCACCCCTCGACAAGGCCTCTACTTCACTCTCTCTGCTGGATGATGAGCTGCTGTCTTTGG GACTGAACGACCCCCCTACCTCTACGAGCAGGCAATCAAAACCCACGTTAAGTGAACTGTCCAATCAGTGGACTTCCATGCAG GCTCCAGCTTCAAGTGTTGATATTTTTGGGAGTGTACCTTGCTCAGGTCCAGCAGTACCCCTTGCGGAACCAACTGCTGCCACAAACAGTCTGCAGAACCTGCAGGACCTGGCCATGATGGGCTTTCCAGAACACAAGAG ccAGATGATGGGAAGGGGAAGCAGCTTTGGATCGCCTGCAGCAGTGCCCCCCCTCATACCTGCGCATGGctctccctcctcatcctctcttttCCACGGTGTAATGCCCGGCTCTCCTGCTCTGTCCTACACAAAGGCACAGAGCCTGAGTTCAGCTCCGGGCAGCCCGCTGTTCCGCTCCCTGTCCCCTTGCCACCCTCCCCTCCAGGGCAGCCCGGCCAGAGCAGCAGACATCTCCTTGAGCAATGTCCACGTCCCTTTGGAGGCAATTAGACCCA GTAAAGTGCTTCCTGTGACGGCCTACGATAAGAACGGTGTTCGGATGCTCCTGAACTTTGCCTCTGACTGCCCCCCCGGCAGGCCGGACATTTTGGTAATGGTGGTGTCCATGCTCAATACAGCCCCCCAGCCTGTTCACAGTGTGGTACTGCAAGCTGCTGTCCCCAAG TCAATGAAGGTGAAGCTGCAGCCTCCTTCAGGAACAGATCTGGCAGCATTCAATCCAATTATCCCTCCAGCCTCCATCACTCAGATCATGTTACTGGCCAATCCAACAAAG GAGAGGGTGCGCCTGCGCTACAAGCTGGCCTTCACACTCGGAGATCGACTGTGCAACGAGGTGGGAGAGGTGGACCAGTTCCCCCCGCAGGAGATTTGGGGTCACCTATAG
- the mrps7 gene encoding 28S ribosomal protein S7, mitochondrial isoform X2, translating into MAASISGLLKPWTPRVFLVRWSRYNPYYLEPEIRKEVYSRPETELSAEEKEERELKSLRPIKAAPHSISSSVFHDPVISKFINMMMKHGNKILAREIMTDTLEQIKRKQVEKYHKAPEGKKEEIECNPYAIFHQALDNCKPVVGLASIQKGGKYYQVPIPLSDNRRRFLAMKWMISECRENRHRRTHMYEKLSQELLAASVKDGNVIKKKFELHKMAEANRAYAHYRWW; encoded by the exons atggcgGCCTCCATCTCTGGTTTGCTTAAACCTTGGACACCAAG agtgttcCTGGTGAGATGGAGCAGATACAACCCGTACTATCTGGAGCCAGAGATCAGGAAAGAGGTGTACAGCAGACCGGAGACGGAGCTGAGTGCTGAAGAGAAGGAAGAGCGGGAGCTCAAATCGCTCAGACCCATCAAGGCAGCACCCCACAGCATCAGCAGCTCTGTCTTCCACGACCCTGTCATCAG taAATTCATCAACATGATGATGAAACATGGGAACAAGATTCTGGCCAGAGAGATCATGACAGAT ACTCTGGAGCAAATCAAGAGGAAACAGGTGGAGAAATACCACAAAGCTCCCgagggaaagaaggaggagatCGAGTGTAACCCCTACGCCATTTTCCACCAGGCTCTGGACAACTGTAAGCCCGTTGTTGGGCTGGCCAGCATCCAGAAAGGTGGAAAGTACTACCAG GTGCCCATCCCTCTTTCGGACAACAGGCGGCGTTTCCTCGCGATGAAGTGGATGATCTCCGAGTGCAGAGAGAACAGACACAGACGTACACACATGTATGAAAAACTTTCCCAGGAACTGCTGGCAGCCTCCGTGAAGGACGGCAACGTtatcaagaagaagtttgagCTGCACAAGATGGCTGAAGCCAACAGAGCCTATGCTCACTACCGCTGGTGGTAG
- the mrps7 gene encoding 28S ribosomal protein S7, mitochondrial isoform X1 yields MEHCVYSPLQMYIIKQRVFLVRWSRYNPYYLEPEIRKEVYSRPETELSAEEKEERELKSLRPIKAAPHSISSSVFHDPVISKFINMMMKHGNKILAREIMTDTLEQIKRKQVEKYHKAPEGKKEEIECNPYAIFHQALDNCKPVVGLASIQKGGKYYQVPIPLSDNRRRFLAMKWMISECRENRHRRTHMYEKLSQELLAASVKDGNVIKKKFELHKMAEANRAYAHYRWW; encoded by the exons ATGGAACACTGTGTTTACTCTCCCCTACAAATGTATATTATCaaacaaag agtgttcCTGGTGAGATGGAGCAGATACAACCCGTACTATCTGGAGCCAGAGATCAGGAAAGAGGTGTACAGCAGACCGGAGACGGAGCTGAGTGCTGAAGAGAAGGAAGAGCGGGAGCTCAAATCGCTCAGACCCATCAAGGCAGCACCCCACAGCATCAGCAGCTCTGTCTTCCACGACCCTGTCATCAG taAATTCATCAACATGATGATGAAACATGGGAACAAGATTCTGGCCAGAGAGATCATGACAGAT ACTCTGGAGCAAATCAAGAGGAAACAGGTGGAGAAATACCACAAAGCTCCCgagggaaagaaggaggagatCGAGTGTAACCCCTACGCCATTTTCCACCAGGCTCTGGACAACTGTAAGCCCGTTGTTGGGCTGGCCAGCATCCAGAAAGGTGGAAAGTACTACCAG GTGCCCATCCCTCTTTCGGACAACAGGCGGCGTTTCCTCGCGATGAAGTGGATGATCTCCGAGTGCAGAGAGAACAGACACAGACGTACACACATGTATGAAAAACTTTCCCAGGAACTGCTGGCAGCCTCCGTGAAGGACGGCAACGTtatcaagaagaagtttgagCTGCACAAGATGGCTGAAGCCAACAGAGCCTATGCTCACTACCGCTGGTGGTAG
- the mif4gdb gene encoding MIF4G domain-containing protein B yields MENSSDDYRIQAFDPDTQMLLKTALKDPSSVNLEKVSNIIMDQSLKDQVFSKEAGRICYTIVQAEAKQNNGNVFRRNLLNRLQQEFKDREETRGRSLQEWVCYVTFICNIFDYLKVNNVPMVALVHPVFDCLLRLAQPDALMNEEEVDCLVLQLHRIGEQLEKMNIQRMDELFFFLRDGFLLQEGLTSMARLLLLEILEFRAGGWMLSSTAHKYYYSEIAD; encoded by the exons ATGGAGAACTCCTCGGATGATTACAGGATCCAGGCTTTTGACCCAGATACACAGATGCTGCTGAAGACAGCCTTGAAAG ATCCAAGCTCAGTCAACCTGGAGAAGGTGTCTAATATCATCATGGATCAGTCTCTAAAGGACCAGGTGTTCAGCAAAGAGGCCGGGCGCATCTGCTACACCATCGTTCAG GCCGAGGCCAAGCAGAACAACGGGAACGTGTTCAGGAGGAACCTGCTGAACCGGCTCCAGCAGGAGTTCAAGGACCGCGAGGAGACGAGGGGGCGCTCGCTACAGGAGTGGGTGTGCTACGTCACGTTTATCTGTAACATCTTTGACTACCTCAAA GTGAACAACGTGCCGATGGTTGCTCTGGTCCATCCTGTGTTTGACTGTCTGCTGAGGCTGGCCCAACCAGACGCTCTGATGAACGAGGAAGAG gttgaCTGCCTGGTGCTGCAGCTGCATCGCATCGGTGAGCAGCTAGAGAAGATGAACATCCAGCGCATGGACGAGCTGTTCTTCTTCCTGCGAGACGGCTTCCTGCTCCAGGAGGGCCTCACCTCCATGGcccgtctgctgctgctggagatcCTGGAGTTCAGGGCGGGAGGCTGGATGCTCAGCAGCACCGCCCACAAATACTACTACAGCGAAATCGCCGACTAG
- the slc25a19 gene encoding mitochondrial thiamine pyrophosphate carrier has translation MVGYVPGAKGNALAPEEAALAGSAAGMVTRALISPFDVLKIRFQLQIERVSTKTPEGKYRGLFQASRCIHSEEGLSAFWKGHIPAQLLSICFGAVQFATFEVLTEVVHTTTPYDSQTAGVHFVCGGLSACSATVVCQPLDTLRTRFAAQGEPKIYRNLRHAVSTMCRSEGVFTFYRGLSPTLLAVFPYAGLQFFTYNVFKKLLAPPAEARKSGGNLRSLICGSGAGVISKTITYPFDLFKKRLQVGGFEAARARFGQVRRYRGLLDCMLQIAKEEGLRGFFKGLSPSLVKAALSTGFTFFWYEVFLDVISNLKERQRTKYVIDDTERR, from the exons ATGGTGGGCTATGTCCCTGGGGCTAAGGGTAATGCCCTTGCCCCAGAGGAGGCTGCCCTGGCTGGGTCAGCTGCGGGGATGGTTACCCGAGCCCTCATCAGCCCTTTTGATGTGCTTAAAATCAGATTCCAG CTGCAGATTGAGCGCGTATCAACAAAGACGCCTGAGGGGAAGTATCGGGGATTATTTCAGGCATCTCGCTGCATTCATTCAGAGGAGGGACTCTCTGCTTTCTGGAAGGGCCACATCCCTGCACAGCTGCTCTCCATCTGCTTTGGTGCTGTCCAG TTTGCCACTTTTGAGGTTCTGACTGAGGTGGTGCACACGACGACGCCATACGACAGCCAGACAGCAGGAGTTCACTTTGTGTGCGGCGGTCTGTCTGCCTGCTCTGCCACGGTCGTCTGCCAGCCTCTGGACACTCTGCGGACACGCTTTGCTGCTCAGGGAGAACCAAAG ATATACAGGAACCTGCGCCATGCCGTGTCCACGATGTGCCGCTCGGAGGGAGTGTTCACATTTTACCGCGGTCTGTCTCCCACTCTGCTGGCCGTGTTTCCTTATGCTGGGCTGCAGTTCTTCACCTACAACGTCTTTAAAAAACTTTTGGCTCCACCAGCCGAGGCCAGGAAGTCTGGAG GAAACTTGAGAAGTCTGATCTGTGGCAGTGGAGCTGGAGTGATCAGTAAAACaatcacatatcccttcgaccTCTTCAAGAAGAGGCTGCAGGTGGGCGGCTTCGAGGCAGCCAGAGCTCGCTTTGGACAG GTGCGGCGTTACAGAGGTCTGCTGGATTGCATGCTGCAGATAGCCAAAGAGGAGGGTCTCCGAGGGTTCTTCAAAGGCCTCTCGCCGAGCCTTGTGAAGGCCGCACTTTCGACAGGCTTCACCTTTTTCTGGTATGAAGTTTTTCTTGATGTCATAAGTAACCTCAAAGAGCGACAGAGAACAAAGTACGTCATCGACGACACGGAGAGGAGATAA